The segment AACCAGCGGCATAAGCTCTCCCAGCAATGGGCCATGTGACAGTTTCCCAGCCATCCAGATACCAAAGGGGCTGACAAGAACCAGTGCGGTGACAAGAATAGTCAAAGTGCCTGCAAGAAAAACAAGACGGATATGAGACAGAGCGCGTGCGTAGTCCGTGTTTGCTATGGCATCAGGAATGGTACGCAACAATGTTTTTCCAAAACCAAAATCTGCAATGACTGCAGCAACGGTAACCATACTTAAGGCCAACATGAATAGTCCCGTTTCCTCAGGTGACAGCAGACGCGCTACAAGAGCATTGACCAGTACCACGCCAACAGCTACAGCACTACGGCCGACAACGGCAATGATTCCACCGTGCATCAGACGTTGACTGAGGGATTTCATGATAAATTCTGGCTGGATAGAAAAATATCGATTAAGTCTCGTAAATAAAGTAGTGAATAGACTTCAGAACTCCTTTATTGTCTAGAAACAGGAGGCAGGGAAAACGGTTTCAATGTGAAAAACGAAAAATCTGTAGAATTCGTTCTTTAGGGAGTTCTTGCGAATGCACTTTTGTTGATTAGTATTAAGTGCTAAATAAGAAATATCAAAACCACCCTTCCAGATTTAAGTGACCATTCGTCAATTGCCATCTTACCATCCGGGGCAGTAAATATACCCTTATTTTAGTAGATGCCCAATTCTATGGAAAGACAGGAATTGTGGGTTCCGTACCTTCGATATCCACATCAGACATTATGTGTTCACGAACCACTTCAATTACACGTTCACCATAGTGGTCCAGCTTGTGCTGACCGATTCCTGGGATGTCCAGTAATGAAGCCGTATCCTCGGGCCGATGCTGTGCAATAGCTGCCAGTGTAGCGTCGTGAAAAATGACATAGGGTGGCACACCTTGTGCATCAGCGAACTCTTTGCGTAAGCTGCGTAAATCACAAAACAACGGTTGGTCTTCGTCCAATACCTCGGTAATCTGGCGTTTCTTTCTTCTGTTAGTGGTTTTATCTGCTACGCGTTGCCGTCTAAGTTTAAGTCCTGCCTCGCCTCGCAATAGCGGCCGGCATTTTTCAGTCAGGCGCAATGTGCCATAACCTTCGGGATCCACTTCCAGATATCCCAGTGCGATCAGTTGGCGGTACAGTGTCCGCCAGTGTTGAATGCTGTCGTCAGTACCAATACCGAAGGTAGTTAGTGCATCATGGCCATTAGCCTGAATACGCTCATCCTGCTTGCCACGCAGGATATTGACCAGATAGTTGACGCCGAATCTTTGACCACTTCGATATACACAGGATAGCGCCATCTGTGCGGGTTTGCTGGCATCCCATAGTTCAGGGGGCGTCAGGCAGTTATCACAATTGCCACAGGGTTCGTCCAGAGTTTCACCAAAGTAGGCAAGTAGTGTCTGGCGTCTACATAATACTGATTCACATAGACCAAGCATGGCTTCAAGCTTCTGCATAGAAACTCGTTTAAATGTTTCAGCCGCCTCACTCGATTGAACCATCTGGCGCAGCGAAATGACATCCTGCAGTCCATAGTTCATCCAGGTGTTTGCTGGCAGGTCATCACGTCCGGCACGGCCAGTTTCCTGATAATAGGCTTCTATACTCTTAGGCAGGCTGAGATGGGCAACAAAACGAACATCAGGTTTATCGATACCCATACCAAAGGCAATGGTAGCGACGATAATTATCTCCTCGTCTCGCAAGAATCGGTTCTGGTGGTGTTGGCGCAAACTGTCACTAAGGCCGGCGTGATACGGTAGTGCAATACGCCCTCTTGCCGTCAACCATTCCGCTATTTTTTCTACCTTCTTACGCGATAGACAATAAACAATGCCTGAATCGTGAGGATGCTCTTTTTCAAGGAACTGCCATAATTGATCCCGGCCATTCTTCCCC is part of the bacterium BMS3Abin11 genome and harbors:
- the recQ gene encoding ATP-dependent DNA helicase RecQ, coding for MKGDTLSVYEYKRRENCTCSPHHIKAFSSAMEQALEILRKTFGYDEFRHNQEDIIQTLLEGRDALALMPTGGGKSLCYQIPAICRPGTGIVISPLIALMKDQVDTLNQLGISSAFINSTLGRESQREIESALLNNELDLLYIAPERLLNEYTLSLLERCQIALFAIDEAHCVSQWGHDFRPEYQRLSLLHQRFCNVPRIALTATADEMTRNEIKSQLDLHHANTFISSFDRKNICYQIIEGKNGRDQLWQFLEKEHPHDSGIVYCLSRKKVEKIAEWLTARGRIALPYHAGLSDSLRQHHQNRFLRDEEIIIVATIAFGMGIDKPDVRFVAHLSLPKSIEAYYQETGRAGRDDLPANTWMNYGLQDVISLRQMVQSSEAAETFKRVSMQKLEAMLGLCESVLCRRQTLLAYFGETLDEPCGNCDNCLTPPELWDASKPAQMALSCVYRSGQRFGVNYLVNILRGKQDERIQANGHDALTTFGIGTDDSIQHWRTLYRQLIALGYLEVDPEGYGTLRLTEKCRPLLRGEAGLKLRRQRVADKTTNRRKKRQITEVLDEDQPLFCDLRSLRKEFADAQGVPPYVIFHDATLAAIAQHRPEDTASLLDIPGIGQHKLDHYGERVIEVVREHIMSDVDIEGTEPTIPVFP